acacaaacacaagagtaACCACAGACACAGATATTCAGTAAGCTCTTACTTACCCCACTGGCTCATGTGGCTGAGTCATTGACAGAGGAATGTCCGGGGCATCACACAGTGCTCGGGTCACCTCTGAGCTACGCTGTCCTTCATCTCTTCGGCATGATCAGCCGCATTCTCATCAAAGCGCCGCCACTGTGCGTTTCCTGATCCTATAGTACGCTTCCTCTCCATACGGCAACAATTAGAGGTTCCAGGCAATGTTTCAAAGAAGATTAACTTAACATACCCTATTCAGCTAATCTAAATAGAAAGGATAAGGAGTCTTTAAAGGGCTGAAAAATGCCCTGACtgtattttgttatatttgaaTTCAGATTCGGTTAAAAGCAATGTAATGACTATACTCTTGGGCATTTAGGGTCAGAGTATTTGAAGAAAAGGGAATGCAATCCAAAATACATGGAATAACTTTCAAATATTTTGGGAAGACTGTTTTGTCATGAAGCTGTGTggtaatgtttttctttaaatcctAGCCCATCAACTGATGAGGCTGGTGAACACACcattctcattttattttatatttaataaaataaaaacattgtttgttttttttattttcaggtgGCAAAGGAAGAATCTGTGTCCAAGGCAACAGTGTGGGAGCAAATGGACCGGCTTGTTCTGAGAGGAGGAATGGCAGTCGGTCGGCTGAGCTGTGCCAAGGACAAGCCTGCCTCTTCAGGTATGCTGCTTGTACTGACAAATCCTCCATTTACTCACTGCATATGTTGAATgtctgagaaatatttttggccaaactgaaaaaacatgaaacatcTAATATCTACTTGACTTTTCCACTTGTTTTATTAGGTGGCGAGCGGATGCTTGGTCCCCATGCTTGGCCACTTGCGGTGGTGGAGCCCAGACTAGAATTGTGCGCTGCATGAAGGGTCCCGAGGGCAGGTCAGAAGAGGTAGAGAGTCCGAATTGCCTTGGAGCAGGGAGGAAACCCTCTGATGCAAGGCCGTGCAACCTCCTTCCCTGTGCAAGATGGGCCACAACCTCCTGGGGGCCGGTGAGCCAAGATATTACTGTGCACAAGCTTGTTTTTACAAggttttatcataaaaacacagtttaGACTCAAAACCTTCCCCTagcaagaaaatatttttgtaatgATAGCTTGGAAATCTGATGAATTCTCCTCTTCCAGTGTCATGGCAGGTGTGTGGGTCCCAGTTTGGCCACACAGCACCGCCATGTCTACTGCCAAGACCCCAATGGTACCAGAGTCCCCCACAGGATGTGCACTGGGCTCCACAGGTAAAGATGGGAACAAGATTAAGAATGTTTAATACTGTTGGTGATATGTGCTATCGATATACTTTAAAAAACTCCAGTTATGGTTCATattacaaagggaaaaaaaggctaTTCAGCAGAATACTATTTCAGGTATGTTCATTTTTTAGGCCAAGCTCTTTGAGGAATTGCACCGCTGAGGCTTGTGCACTTCAGTGGCTCGTGGGGCCTTGGACACAATGCACCGCCACGTGCGGACGACACGGTTTCCAATCACGCCAGGTGACCTGCGTCCACCTTCGGACCGGCAAGGCCTTCCGAGACCGTCACTGCACGTGGAGGCCTCGGCCTGCCAGCTGGCAGCGATGTAACATTTTATCCTGCGGCAGAGGTGAGAAAAAGTTACAGTAATGTCAAGTGTGCGTCgtaaataaatatacaacatATTGTGGGTTTGcgaattttagtttagtttctattgcttaaaaatgtttgggttatttttttttattgcagctttatgattttcttcttttgaagGGAAGAAATTCTAGAAGGCAGAAATTTAGGAAGTTCAGAATAGATTTTACAATGAGAAGTGCAACTGAAATGTTCCGTGACCCTGCTCGCAAAAACAGAACACCATACAGTGCTTTCATAGGCAATCACTGAATCCTCTTATTGCATGTTTTTGATCACATTGACATCTTTGCCTTATTAAAGATTCACACCAATGACGCCTGATGGGTCAAACTTTGTTTTCTAGGAACACAAAATTGTTGCAGTGGTTTTAGTTAAATGCAGTTGTTAATACTCTACCTTCATTTCAACTAAAACACAAAAGATGAAAAGACAATCTAGTGGTGTTTGCACTTGAGCCCATAATAAACATAGCTGTGGTTTCATATGATGAGACTTGGCAGTATCCGTCTCTAACTTGTCTGTTGGCACCCCATTACAAAACTGGTGAAGGAAACTTTGCCCGTGGTGCTTAAAGCGTTGAAAAATTGCcttaaaaaaaccaacaaaagcCTCTGCAGTGTCAGGTATTTCCAGAAACAATGTGCCGGTTAATTCGAAAAAGCCACAGACCACAGTGAGAGAAAGATCGCCAAATGTTTATGAATTAGAGCACTGGACCTAAAATTTCCAACAATATATCCATAGCTAAGCACTACAGCCCACAGCCACGACTGTGCATAGTAAAACGTATCCTCTGTATATTCCAGCAGGAGAGTGCCGGGACAGTACGAGGTACTGTGAGAAGGTGCGGCAGCTGGAGCTCTGCCTGCTCCCCCAGTTTAAGAGCCGCTGCTGTTTCTCCTGCCGAAACACCTGAAAGGAGAAGTGAGAACGGTGGTGAAAAATCTGGAAAGGTCAGGGAAGGTGTCACGGAAGTCAAGGAACCTCTATGCCTATCCCAACACCCTCCCATGTCGTCAACGATCGCTCCTGGATTCCCGAGTGCGGAGGAATGTTTGTTTGTCATACCCAAAAGTGACTAAAATCGACTTTTCTCAAAGATGCCATACGTGGGTTTGAATTCAAAATTATTGCTACGAGAGGAGACCACGTCTGTTGATGAAGGCTTTGGttttacttctttatttttaatttaaatctgaaGTTCGTACAAACAGCTTTTGTGTCCCAAACAGTAGATATATTTCCAGTGTGAGCAGTAGGAACTCTGCGGTTTCATAAAGGGGAACTAAAGCCTTAAAAGCCGTGATTACGGTCATGTCCACATTAACAAAATCTGAGCAACGTAATCTTCAGTTTCAGGTTCCCGAGCAATCGGAAGATCACTATCATGTTCCTCTGAAACACAATCACTTCACGCCAAATTAAGTTTATATGATTGCATCCAAGCTTGTGATAACCACTGGACagctctgtgtttgtctttattgCTAGGATTTTGATGCTAAGTGATCTTTTATGAACGTAGCAATGGGTTAAAAAGGGGTGGAAAACTGAAAACCAGCATGATGCTGCTTAAGTGAGAACAAGTGATGACAAAATAAAGCCTAGTATTAAATAACTGGGACACATTTAGTACCGGCCACACTTGGAAAAAAGTATtcataaacataaaacaataattttgagcaaaatgcaacaaaaatacataaaatcaaaggtttatttattcaaataattaatcaGTAAGGGAAATGTGGTCGGTATAAACTGAATGTATACCATATATCAAGTAACTTGAATTTGACCAGATTACATTAAATTTATCATTTTACATGTACTTATGTTACAAAATTACATGGAAAGTTTACATTTaatcaaattaattaaagcCAACATTTTGGGCATGAATAGATTTAGCACATGTTGACCATAATAACTGGTCTTTCAAAGCAGCAAGGGAGTCAGATTGCAGTTTTTAGAGGGTAAGACtcaataagtttttttttttttttttttgcatgggtTGCACTATAGGAGGTGTACGACTGAAGCAAATAatgttttgggaaaaaaaagattttgcacTCAGAACTCATCCAAGTCTTTGTTAAAAACATGGCTTGAGGAgttaatttcttcttttttttttaatgtagtctGTAAAGTTGCATTGTTTCAGTATTTTGTTTTGTGATATTTCTTGAAAAGATATTTGCCAAACGTGTCCCTTTAACCACTCTGTGAAGTTACACACGCTCACACGCAGATCTGATAAAGTTCATCCAGTCCGCCATGTGTCATAGTGTCATATTTACATGTCTGTGAACGTACGATGGGAAGCTTTGCAGTGATCGTTACTAATGTGTCGTGTGGACGGCTTGGACGTGGTCGCTGCGTCCTGGGCTCCACAGAGCTTCACTGTCATCAGGTGCAACCCAGCTTTAGCTGAAGAGTACTTGGCCCTACGCTGAGGTGCGGTTATGTGATATCACAAGAGGAAAATATTGTATCACATGTCATTTCCTAAGTTATGTAAATATTTGTGCTGTCATTTAAACTATTTATTTCCTTGTGTGTCCCTGAGCAAAGTTTCTGTAAATATTACAGGGGTGGGTCTCTCCTTGCGGCTGATGGTAGTTGATGTGCATGCGGTGGGGACCCCCTGCTGGTGACTTGATGTGTTGCTCCTTATCgttaaataaaaccaaatacaTTCCTTTTTATAATCTGGTTGTTGTGAttgctcttctttcttctatatatatatattttttcatgtgAAAGTCCATATTATGGAGTCAGAGATCAACATTAATCGACACTGATGCCTGCATTACAAATAACAAGAGCAAGAATTTCAGCATATAGAAGTGCTGTCATCATGACAAGGGACACTTCCCTTTTTTATGTCTGATATAaacttgtctctctctgtttctcaatTTTTGGAGAGGAACAGCAGTTCACAAGATCCCTGTTGGCTTCAAAAGGAGGACATTCTTGCTATGATCTGACTATATAACCAGGACGTTTTTTGATTCATTCCCAGGACTGTTTTACATTAAATTATGGTGGAAAAGGATTTTCATCATTCCTGTTTGACAGCAGTGAGGGTACTGCGAGTTTCCCTTGTGGATGAACTAGAAGGACAGGTCGACTCTCTGGTAGAATTCCTAGTGTGTCGGGAAGTGTTCACTCGAGATGATCGCGAGGAAGTGTTGTGTCAGCTGGGTCCCCGGATGAGAGTGAGAAAGGTGCTGGATATCCTGGAGTGCAAAGGCGAGGAAGCGGCCAGGATTTTTCTTAATGTTAAAAGTCATTATCAGTACTCCAAAGAAGCGGATCCACCTCAGTCCAGAGGTATGCAATTTCAATTTTAGCCACAAGATAAGGTTTTCACTTAACTTTAGTTGGCAGGGGTGTGTCTGAAAGGGGGAAACAGAATGgaaatttatattgtaagtacAGTCTAGTCAAGCACTGTACTGAAATTTATCCTGTCTTCATCCCATCACCCCCGACAGGTCGTGGCAGACtgttgcccctccctgagcctggttctgccagacctgtcttcctgttaaaagggagttttcccttcccactgtcgccaagtgcttactCAAAAGGGGGTCgtttgttgaggttttctctccATTATTttaaccttacaatataaagtcccTTGAGACAatggttgttgtgatttgatgctgtataaataaaactgaattgaattgaaaagtaGAATCTTGATGTACTTTAAAGATATTTCAATGATTAGCTCCATTATACTTGTAATTTGGAGTCAAAACTTTCATTGCAtttataaaattaataaaataattaataaaatataaaaataaatgatgctATAATATTTAGGTTAAACTCTCCAGTAGTATATGAAGTAATAAAATAAGTTCGGGCTCTATTGCAAAGCTACTCTACTTTTTGAATCAATCGATCATTATGATTTGCTTCATATAATGTATTTTACTATCCTCTATACTGTGTGCTTTATGTGCTCTAAGTATGCTTTGGTGCCAATACGTTTGTACTTTTATGTGAGTAGCACAGCACTTTCACTTTAAACAAAGTATTTTTACACTATATTATTGCtactttgatttagaaaatacctatatatattttttccaacTATGTCTGAGATAATTTTCAGACTTAAAAGCATCCCACAACACTCCCAAAATGCCACATGATACATCATTTCTGTCCACAGTGTGTCATGTGGCACTTTTCAAACGACCATGTTCTAAGGTCACAAGTAGGCTACATACGATTGGAACTGGAAAATTAAACTGAGCTTCTTTTCTTCTACAGAGTACAgcaaagtgaaacaaaaacacaaagaagtcCTGAGGCGCAGGAGTGAGAGCATGCTTTTCTACAACACCCGGCACGGAGAGAAAATTCAGTTTTCCGAACATTATGTCAATCTTCTCTTAGTTGACGGACACCAGGGATTAGAAAATAAAAGACATGAGGTGCTGACCTTTGGACAGAAGCGACTGTGTCTACAACAGAAGTCAGCAGTGcatgagaaaatcagaccagcTGAACTGTTCTTATGTGCAAAGGCAGTTCGTCCAGTCAGGAAGGTTCTGGTATCAGGGGTGGCGGGAATCGGAAAAACTATCCTGGTGCAAAAGATGTTGTTTGATTTTGGGGGAAACAAGGACCACCTTGCCTTTGACTTCATCATACACATGACCTTCAGAGACTTGAATCTGATTGACAAGCCCACAAGTTTACGAGAGCTGATCTTGCGCAAAAACAGGCATCTTGCTAAAGAACTGGATAACATCTTGGCAAATGACAACAAACTGCTGATCATCCTGGATGGCTTTGATGAGTTCAGACACTACAGGAGCTGCGACGTGGACTCTTTTGTAACTGAGCCAGATGAAGATGCAGAGGTTATGGAGGTTATTGGAAGCTTGATGCAGGGTGAACTGCTACCAAATGCTTCTGTAATGCTCACAAGTCGGCCTGCAGCTATCAGCTACATCCCTGTGGGCTGCATTGACCGCTTTGTGCTCATTGCAGGGTTCTCCTTGGCCGAAGTTCAGGACTTCTTTTTTCGTTACTTCCAAGACAACACCCTTGCTGACCGCATGTTCTCAGTGGTATCTGCAAACGAACTAATGCTGACACTGTGCTACATACCTGCATTTTGCTACATTGTCTGCTGCATCCTCAAAGAGAGCAAAGATCTTTGTGGGGGAAGCCCAAAGACCATGACGGATATTTACGTGCAGTACTTGGTGGCTTTGCTTCGATCTCACACCCAAGCGAGAGTTGAAACATGTCTTCAAGACCAAAAAGCGGGGaccatccagcagctgtctgATACTGTTTTAAAGCTGGGTCGACTTGCCTTCAAAAACCTACTGGAGCATCAAACATTATTTTATAGCAGCGACCAAGAGGTGGCAGCATTAGAAGGATCCAGCCTCGTTAGTGCTTTCCTCGACAAGACAATCGCAGAAGAACCTGGGTTCACTGAAGAGGTCTATTCATTTGCTCATCTTACTATTCAAGAGTTCTTTGCTGCGGTTTACTGTGCGGTGACGGATCACCCTTTGCCTGACGCGCTTGAGCGCACATCATGTCCCGGAGATGTATCCAACAGTGGACACTTGGACCTTTTCAGCCGCTTCCTCTCTGGAATCCTCTCTGAGCGCAATGCCAGTTTTCTATCTAGGCAGGTGGGGATTTGCTGCTGCAAAGAAAAAGTGAACGCATATCGTGAGAAAATCATCAGAGAACTGAGAGTTCTCTGTGAAAGTGGAGCCCACATCCTTAACCATTTGCACTGCTTGTTTGAGCAACAGGACCCCTCGTTAGCACTTGATGTGCAACCAAAGATGCTAAGAGTTAATGTTAGCGATGAAACGCTATCTCAAATGGACTACAATGCTATCAAGTATTTCCTAAACCTCACCGAGGGTAAAATATCAGAGCTGGATCTTACTGGGACTGGAATAAGCTGTGATACACTCAGAGATATTCAACATATTTTGGGTAGATGTGAGAGTCTTTGGTGAGTTTCAGGTAAAACTCAGTTTCCAAGCTTTGATAGACCCTTCCATGTGGTTGATATAAAACCTTATCAATTGCTTATGGAGCGCCACATATGCACGATATGTATTTACTTTTCCATCTCATGTTTAAGGCTTGGAGAAAACAACCTTGATATGGAAGCAGTACAGGTCATTGCTGATGTGTTGAAGGAATCGGAGAATATTGCGTACCTCGGGTAAGGTGTTAGTTAGTTTtaccacattttttaaaacattgtaTGACAAAGAATCATCCAGATGATGTCACCCTTTCTGTTCCTCTTAGACTTGGGTGGACAAACATTAGTGACGACGAGCTTCTGGTCCTTGCTTGTGCAATaggggttaaaaaaaagcttcaggAATTGTGGTAAGAAACTTTTTGAGTTGTTTTATTATCCTGGCACATGATGCTGATGTTTGAGGAAATGGGAGTTTTCCAGTGTCGAGGATGACTGTGATGGCTTGATTTAAGAATTTTTAAAAGGTCATAGATTACACCTATATTGTAATAAACTATGCTTATATTTAAAGGTATGcttttttatgtaaatatgaaaaacctTTATTGTTCCCCCTGTCATGGAACAGGATGGAGGGCAACCGGTTGAGTTACAGAGGTCTGCTGTCATTAAGCGACTTGATCCCAGATCCTCTGAAAAACGTTGTGTGAGTATTGAATTTTGAATCAAATAATTCAAAACAATACCTCACTGATTTGTATTTTCCTAGCGCTTATGCCCTTT
The sequence above is a segment of the Oreochromis aureus strain Israel breed Guangdong linkage group 3, ZZ_aureus, whole genome shotgun sequence genome. Coding sequences within it:
- the LOC116332911 gene encoding NACHT, LRR and PYD domains-containing protein 3-like yields the protein MVEKDFHHSCLTAVRVLRVSLVDELEGQVDSLVEFLVCREVFTRDDREEVLCQLGPRMRVRKVLDILECKGEEAARIFLNVKSHYQYSKEADPPQSREYSKVKQKHKEVLRRRSESMLFYNTRHGEKIQFSEHYVNLLLVDGHQGLENKRHEVLTFGQKRLCLQQKSAVHEKIRPAELFLCAKAVRPVRKVLVSGVAGIGKTILVQKMLFDFGGNKDHLAFDFIIHMTFRDLNLIDKPTSLRELILRKNRHLAKELDNILANDNKLLIILDGFDEFRHYRSCDVDSFVTEPDEDAEVMEVIGSLMQGELLPNASVMLTSRPAAISYIPVGCIDRFVLIAGFSLAEVQDFFFRYFQDNTLADRMFSVVSANELMLTLCYIPAFCYIVCCILKESKDLCGGSPKTMTDIYVQYLVALLRSHTQARVETCLQDQKAGTIQQLSDTVLKLGRLAFKNLLEHQTLFYSSDQEVAALEGSSLVSAFLDKTIAEEPGFTEEVYSFAHLTIQEFFAAVYCAVTDHPLPDALERTSCPGDVSNSGHLDLFSRFLSGILSERNASFLSRQVGICCCKEKVNAYREKIIRELRVLCESGAHILNHLHCLFEQQDPSLALDVQPKMLRVNVSDETLSQMDYNAIKYFLNLTEGKISELDLTGTGISCDTLRDIQHILGRCESLWLGENNLDMEAVQVIADVLKESENIAYLGLGWTNISDDELLVLACAIGVKKKLQELWMEGNRLSYRGLLSLSDLIPDPLKNVVAIWNDLTDREPESMQTKGSITVNFTDDASWAEWQKWVFKRCEVSSNEKLLMVLHKVCNISTHHFEPQWTKTFYSQLSQLIKSRIESCTEEDMCKKLKKFDSILDL